The following are from one region of the Coriobacteriia bacterium genome:
- a CDS encoding FHA domain-containing protein, with protein sequence MVDIILLFGKLVFLALMYLFLFAAVRAGLGLVGGPSAAPARVGGLALAVTRGPAELRGVKVPLKGPVVVGRSPEADIVIADDFVSSKHARVVLAGGGGAVLEDLGSTNGTLLNGRRVTRSVPLKPGDLIGLGTVELRLERS encoded by the coding sequence ATGGTCGACATCATCCTGCTGTTCGGGAAGCTCGTCTTCCTCGCGCTCATGTACCTGTTCCTGTTCGCGGCGGTCCGCGCGGGCCTGGGGCTCGTCGGCGGCCCGTCGGCGGCGCCGGCGCGGGTCGGCGGCCTCGCGCTCGCCGTCACACGCGGGCCGGCCGAGCTCAGGGGCGTGAAGGTGCCGCTGAAGGGGCCCGTCGTCGTCGGCCGGTCGCCGGAGGCCGATATCGTCATCGCGGACGACTTCGTCTCCTCCAAGCACGCCCGGGTGGTGCTGGCCGGCGGCGGAGGGGCCGTCCTGGAGGACCTCGGCTCCACGAACGGCACCCTTCTCAACGGTCGGCGCGTTACTCGCTCTGTACCCCTCAAGCCCGGCGACCTGATCGGGCTCGGTACCGTCGAGCTCAGGCTGGAGCGGTCGTGA
- a CDS encoding ferritin-like domain-containing protein, with translation MVMDAGMAIDRLKSLAHLDIDAVGVYEEVLERVDDEQVRRSFETFKDDHARHADRLSRAIADLGGTPPERKPDLAGRLAEWFGSLRAMIGSEGPVKAMHTAEQYHVKRYTEALGWDLPGDLPGIVESFYDDERRHLAFTEERLKAAAPS, from the coding sequence ATGGTGATGGACGCCGGCATGGCCATCGACCGCTTGAAGAGCCTTGCGCACCTGGACATCGACGCGGTGGGCGTGTACGAGGAGGTCCTCGAGCGCGTCGACGACGAGCAGGTGCGCCGGAGCTTCGAGACGTTCAAGGACGACCACGCACGGCACGCGGACCGGCTCTCCCGGGCGATCGCCGACCTCGGCGGCACTCCGCCGGAGCGCAAACCGGACCTGGCGGGCCGGCTCGCGGAGTGGTTTGGCTCGCTTCGCGCCATGATCGGCAGCGAGGGACCCGTCAAGGCGATGCACACCGCCGAGCAGTACCACGTCAAGCGCTACACCGAAGCGCTCGGCTGGGACCTGCCCGGCGACCTGCCCGGCATCGTGGAGTCCTTCTACGACGACGAGCGCAGGCACCTCGCGTTCACCGAGGAGCGTCTGAAGGCCGCGGCCCCGTCCTAG
- a CDS encoding GNAT family N-acetyltransferase, with protein sequence MSAPFEVRTERLLLRQWRDEDGEPLARLLADPELMRYIRGRPLSDREADAVFARRREQWERYGFGFWAVEPLRTGRLAGWVGLQHPDWMAGMAEEVEIGWMLARAHWGKGLATEGAVPSVRVAFETLGLERLLGFHHPDNRRVRVLTRESYGRVPLEYAE encoded by the coding sequence GTGAGCGCGCCGTTCGAGGTCCGCACGGAGCGGCTCCTGCTCCGGCAGTGGCGTGACGAGGACGGGGAGCCCCTGGCGCGCCTCCTGGCCGACCCGGAGCTCATGCGCTACATCCGGGGGCGCCCCCTGTCGGACCGGGAAGCGGACGCGGTGTTCGCCCGCCGCCGGGAGCAGTGGGAGCGCTACGGCTTCGGCTTCTGGGCCGTCGAGCCGCTTCGGACCGGGCGGCTCGCGGGATGGGTCGGCCTCCAGCATCCGGACTGGATGGCCGGGATGGCCGAAGAGGTCGAGATCGGGTGGATGCTCGCGCGTGCGCACTGGGGCAAGGGACTCGCTACGGAGGGGGCGGTGCCGAGTGTCAGGGTCGCCTTCGAGACCCTCGGCCTGGAGCGCCTCCTCGGCTTCCACCACCCGGACAACCGCCGCGTGAGGGTGCTCACGCGCGAGTCCTACGGGCGGGTTCCGCTAGAATACGCTGAATAG
- a CDS encoding Stp1/IreP family PP2C-type Ser/Thr phosphatase produces MTKAHAGLTNTGRIRPINEDAILVAPPLYAVADGLGGHQAGEVASRIAVETLHRQAPRRADPKALGRAVRAANAAVIEAAESGRGRAGMGTTLTAVMVEGLRIALAHVGDSRAYLLHGDGVLERISQDHSMVADMVRQGTLSEEESRYHPNRSVITRALGSDPNMHADVAEVTADEGDRLLICSDGLTAMLADDEIAMVLGSAPDADAGARALVDAANAAGGHDNISVVIVELSSAAAADPARAGGLRRWAARGAFVLLAAGIVAGGAYGAYRYARERAYVVAEEGRVALYRGVPGEFAGVRLSWPAEETTIPVDALPAVTQTRLVRGIRVEDVETGRALLVQYREQAEEASRTASPVRDPGERRTR; encoded by the coding sequence GTGACGAAGGCCCACGCGGGATTGACGAACACCGGGCGCATCCGCCCGATCAACGAGGACGCCATCCTGGTCGCCCCTCCGCTGTACGCCGTGGCGGACGGCCTGGGCGGGCACCAGGCGGGCGAGGTGGCCAGCCGGATCGCCGTCGAGACGCTGCACCGGCAGGCGCCGCGCCGCGCCGACCCCAAGGCGCTGGGCCGCGCCGTCCGCGCCGCCAACGCCGCGGTGATCGAGGCCGCCGAGAGCGGGCGCGGGCGCGCCGGCATGGGCACGACGCTGACGGCCGTCATGGTCGAAGGCCTGCGCATCGCCCTCGCGCACGTCGGGGACAGCCGGGCCTACCTGTTGCACGGCGACGGCGTCCTCGAGCGCATCAGCCAGGACCACTCGATGGTCGCCGACATGGTGCGCCAGGGCACGTTGAGCGAGGAGGAGTCGCGGTACCACCCCAACCGCAGCGTCATCACGCGCGCGCTCGGCTCCGACCCCAACATGCACGCCGACGTGGCCGAGGTGACCGCGGACGAGGGCGACCGCCTGCTCATCTGCTCCGACGGCCTGACCGCGATGCTGGCCGACGACGAGATCGCGATGGTGCTCGGCTCCGCGCCCGATGCCGACGCTGGGGCGCGCGCGCTCGTGGACGCGGCCAACGCCGCCGGCGGACACGACAACATCTCCGTCGTGATCGTCGAACTGTCCTCGGCGGCCGCCGCGGACCCCGCGCGCGCAGGAGGCCTCCGGCGATGGGCCGCCCGCGGCGCGTTCGTGCTGCTCGCGGCCGGGATCGTGGCAGGCGGTGCGTACGGGGCCTACCGCTACGCCCGCGAACGCGCCTACGTGGTGGCCGAGGAGGGCCGGGTCGCGCTGTACCGCGGCGTGCCCGGCGAGTTCGCGGGCGTGCGTCTGTCCTGGCCCGCCGAGGAGACGACGATCCCCGTCGACGCCCTGCCCGCCGTGACCCAGACGAGGCTGGTGCGGGGCATACGGGTGGAGGACGTGGAGACGGGCCGGGCGCTGCTGGTCCAGTACCGCGAGCAGGCCGAGGAAGCGTCGCGGACCGCGTCCCCCGTGCGGGACCCGGGCGAGCGGCGGACGCGCTAG
- a CDS encoding SRPBCC family protein, with translation MHMVGGHHGPHDPGTHHEIPGERTGRPYGRGQAVGERIGLHAGAASGRLWGAAFAGAGGMLMALGLTRRSPLARLLGALGGGALIGVGVAGGSSVRELARRGAGGLAEGSWMYLEDSTTVDRPITEVYHFARDLGHLPDFMPHVKDVRQYDNGRIEWTVTGPAGVRMTWTGRLVEDRPQESIMWRSDPDNPFDEVGVVRFEKVSADVTEVIMSVRYRPHGGKAGVLAAKVLEGMTEGYLRGQLRGFKRAAEERIVGATV, from the coding sequence ATGCACATGGTGGGCGGACACCACGGACCGCACGACCCGGGGACGCACCACGAGATCCCGGGGGAGCGCACCGGGAGGCCGTACGGGCGGGGCCAAGCGGTGGGCGAGCGGATCGGGCTTCACGCCGGCGCGGCGTCGGGCCGGTTGTGGGGCGCCGCGTTCGCCGGCGCCGGCGGGATGCTGATGGCGCTGGGCCTCACCCGGCGCTCGCCGCTGGCGCGGCTGCTGGGGGCGCTCGGCGGCGGGGCGCTCATCGGCGTCGGCGTGGCGGGCGGCTCGAGCGTGCGCGAGCTCGCCAGACGCGGCGCCGGCGGGCTGGCCGAGGGGTCGTGGATGTACCTGGAGGACTCGACGACGGTGGACCGGCCGATCACCGAGGTCTACCACTTCGCGCGCGACCTCGGGCACCTGCCCGACTTCATGCCGCACGTGAAGGACGTGCGCCAGTACGACAACGGGCGGATCGAGTGGACGGTCACGGGTCCGGCCGGGGTGCGGATGACGTGGACCGGCAGACTGGTGGAAGACCGGCCGCAGGAGTCGATCATGTGGCGCTCGGATCCCGACAACCCCTTCGACGAGGTCGGCGTCGTGCGCTTCGAGAAGGTCTCGGCGGACGTCACCGAGGTGATCATGAGCGTGCGGTACAGGCCGCACGGCGGGAAGGCCGGCGTGCTGGCCGCCAAAGTCCTGGAGGGTATGACCGAGGGCTACCTCCGGGGCCAGCTGCGCGGCTTCAAGCGCGCGGCCGAGGAGCGGATCGTGGGAGCGACGGTGTAG
- a CDS encoding DUF4352 domain-containing protein, translating into MSRQDVWRAALPVLLAGLAGVVALAGCQPADTGREEPPAGSEEAAPSRDATPSEEATPEERTETGSVGEAVSAGSLTLTVREAEFTGGSEGVTPREGRLLEVEIDVTNDGDADSAVVTDDWLLEAGGRRYAPVRVEEPERRGERAVGAGETEDVKVLFDVPDEVSSGVLVFKPVHATGSARVGVP; encoded by the coding sequence GTGAGCAGGCAGGACGTGTGGCGAGCGGCGTTGCCCGTCCTGCTGGCCGGACTGGCCGGCGTGGTGGCGCTCGCCGGCTGCCAGCCGGCGGATACCGGGCGGGAGGAGCCCCCGGCGGGCTCCGAGGAGGCGGCGCCGTCGCGCGATGCGACCCCTTCCGAGGAGGCCACGCCGGAAGAGCGGACCGAGACGGGCTCCGTCGGCGAAGCCGTGTCCGCGGGGTCGCTCACGCTCACCGTGCGGGAAGCGGAGTTCACAGGCGGGTCCGAGGGCGTCACGCCCCGGGAGGGCCGGCTGCTCGAGGTGGAGATAGACGTGACCAACGACGGGGATGCCGACAGCGCGGTGGTCACGGACGACTGGCTCCTCGAGGCCGGCGGCCGGCGCTACGCGCCGGTCCGGGTGGAGGAGCCCGAGAGGCGCGGCGAGCGGGCGGTCGGCGCGGGCGAGACCGAGGACGTCAAGGTCCTCTTCGACGTGCCCGATGAGGTGAGCTCCGGCGTGCTGGTGTTCAAGCCGGTGCATGCGACCGGCTCGGCGAGGGTAGGCGTGCCGTAG
- a CDS encoding FtsW/RodA/SpoVE family cell cycle protein, whose translation MRSRRDTELLLLLAAAPVVALAFALARGADGTLEAVDFAAPAALFAALLAVHAVARFLAPGADPVLLPVTAVLSGVGLAFVTRLDPDLAASQTLWMTGGAIACGLTLAAVPSLERLARYKYTLALAGIALLLLPALVGVEVNGARLWLRLGGFSFQPAEVAKVLIVLFLAAYLAENREVLSVSTRRVAGLWLPPARRLGPLLAMWAVSLVVLVFERDLGSSLLFFGVFLVMVYAATGRPGYVVVGLALFAVGAAGAYNLFGHVRDRVAIWLDPFADAAGRGYQLVQSLFAMAAGGMAGVGVGKGLPTRIPFVETDFVFAAIGEEIGLLGAVALLAGYLVFCLRGLATAARARSDVVAFTAIGLVATFALQTFVIVGGVTRLIPLTGITLPFVSYGGSSVLANFIALGLLMRAGDASAEDAEVLAAGASGVLGRTSLAGRVRGVALGVAALIVALVVNLTYIQVVAAPALAAHPANTRYLAEEARQPRGAILTADGVVLAESVPDGDHYRRVYPAGRLAAHVVGYFSPRYGRAGVEAALDEALYGRRAFSDLRDVVEAAAGLPVPGNDVVLTIDSRVQRAAEEALGDRRGAAVAIDPRTGAVLALASSPAYDPGAVTERWEELSSAESSPLYDRASRSLYPPGSTFKVVTLTGALAGGVATPETQYAGPGRIEIGGAPVTNFEGGSYGRIPLTRALASSVNTVFAQLAVDLGAGALVGQARAFGFGDEPPIEVAASASLMPEAGEMTTWETAWAGVGQPVGEHDSPPGPQVTPLQMALVAAGLGNDGVVMRPHLVERIADEAGRTVGGTRERPWKTATDAVTAGTMRDMMVRVVEAGSGTRAAVPGVRVAGKTGTAEAGKSVETHAWFVAFAPAEEPTVAVAIVLENAGVGGRVAAPAARPLLQAALGARR comes from the coding sequence ATGAGGTCCCGGCGCGATACCGAGCTCCTGCTGCTGCTCGCCGCCGCGCCCGTCGTGGCGCTCGCCTTCGCGCTGGCGCGGGGGGCCGACGGTACGCTGGAGGCGGTCGACTTCGCCGCCCCGGCGGCGCTGTTCGCGGCGCTTCTGGCGGTGCACGCCGTCGCGCGCTTCCTGGCGCCGGGCGCCGATCCCGTGCTGCTGCCGGTGACGGCGGTGCTCTCCGGCGTCGGACTGGCCTTCGTCACCAGACTCGACCCGGACCTGGCCGCCAGCCAGACGCTGTGGATGACCGGCGGCGCGATCGCCTGCGGCCTCACGCTGGCCGCCGTACCCTCGCTGGAACGCCTCGCGCGCTACAAGTACACTCTGGCGCTGGCCGGCATCGCGCTGCTGCTGCTGCCGGCTCTGGTCGGCGTCGAGGTCAACGGCGCAAGGCTGTGGTTGCGCCTCGGCGGCTTCTCTTTCCAGCCCGCCGAGGTCGCCAAGGTGCTGATCGTGCTGTTCCTGGCCGCCTACCTCGCGGAGAACCGCGAGGTGCTGTCCGTGTCCACACGGCGCGTCGCCGGGCTGTGGCTCCCTCCCGCTCGCCGGCTCGGCCCGCTGCTGGCCATGTGGGCTGTCTCGCTGGTCGTGCTCGTGTTCGAGCGGGACCTGGGCTCGAGCCTGCTGTTCTTCGGCGTCTTCCTCGTGATGGTGTACGCGGCGACGGGACGTCCCGGATACGTGGTGGTGGGCCTCGCGCTGTTCGCGGTGGGTGCGGCCGGCGCCTACAACCTCTTCGGCCACGTGCGCGACCGCGTCGCGATCTGGCTCGACCCGTTCGCCGACGCGGCGGGCCGGGGGTACCAGCTCGTGCAATCCCTGTTCGCGATGGCCGCGGGCGGCATGGCCGGCGTGGGAGTCGGCAAGGGCCTGCCCACGCGGATCCCGTTCGTGGAGACCGACTTCGTCTTCGCGGCGATCGGCGAGGAGATAGGTCTGCTGGGCGCCGTCGCGCTGCTCGCCGGGTACCTGGTCTTCTGCCTGCGCGGGCTGGCCACCGCCGCCCGGGCGCGCTCGGACGTGGTCGCCTTCACCGCCATCGGACTGGTCGCCACGTTCGCGCTGCAGACATTCGTGATCGTCGGCGGCGTCACGCGGCTCATCCCGCTCACCGGGATCACGCTGCCGTTCGTGAGCTACGGGGGCTCCTCGGTGCTGGCGAACTTCATCGCGCTCGGGCTGCTCATGCGCGCCGGCGACGCCTCGGCCGAGGACGCCGAGGTGCTGGCCGCCGGCGCGAGCGGCGTGCTGGGCCGGACGTCGCTCGCGGGGCGGGTCAGGGGCGTCGCGCTCGGCGTGGCGGCACTGATCGTGGCGCTCGTGGTCAACCTCACCTACATCCAGGTCGTCGCGGCACCCGCGCTCGCGGCGCACCCCGCCAACACGCGCTACCTCGCCGAGGAGGCCCGGCAGCCCCGCGGGGCGATCCTGACCGCCGACGGGGTCGTGCTGGCCGAATCGGTCCCGGACGGCGATCACTACCGCCGCGTCTACCCCGCCGGCCGGCTGGCCGCGCACGTGGTCGGCTACTTCAGCCCGAGGTACGGGCGCGCGGGCGTGGAGGCCGCCCTCGACGAGGCGCTCTACGGGCGGCGGGCGTTCTCGGACCTGCGGGACGTGGTCGAGGCCGCCGCGGGGCTGCCCGTGCCCGGCAACGACGTGGTGCTCACCATCGACTCCCGGGTGCAGCGCGCCGCCGAGGAGGCGCTGGGGGACCGCCGGGGCGCCGCGGTGGCGATCGACCCGCGCACCGGCGCGGTGCTCGCGCTCGCATCGAGTCCGGCGTACGACCCCGGAGCCGTCACGGAGCGCTGGGAGGAGCTCTCGTCGGCGGAGAGCTCCCCGCTGTACGACCGCGCCTCGCGCAGCCTCTACCCGCCGGGGTCGACGTTCAAGGTCGTCACCCTCACCGGCGCGCTCGCCGGCGGCGTCGCCACGCCCGAGACGCAGTACGCGGGCCCGGGGCGTATCGAGATAGGGGGCGCGCCGGTGACCAACTTCGAGGGCGGCTCCTACGGACGCATCCCCCTCACGCGCGCGCTCGCGTCCTCGGTCAACACCGTGTTCGCCCAGCTGGCGGTCGACCTGGGTGCCGGAGCCCTCGTCGGCCAGGCGCGCGCGTTCGGGTTCGGCGACGAGCCCCCTATCGAGGTCGCCGCCAGCGCGTCGCTGATGCCCGAGGCGGGCGAGATGACGACCTGGGAGACGGCGTGGGCCGGCGTCGGCCAGCCGGTGGGCGAGCACGACAGCCCGCCCGGGCCGCAGGTCACGCCCCTGCAGATGGCGCTGGTGGCGGCCGGGCTGGGCAACGACGGCGTCGTGATGCGCCCGCACCTCGTCGAACGCATCGCCGACGAGGCCGGCCGCACCGTGGGCGGCACGCGGGAGCGGCCCTGGAAGACGGCGACGGACGCGGTCACCGCCGGGACGATGCGGGACATGATGGTGCGCGTCGTGGAGGCGGGCTCCGGGACGCGCGCGGCGGTCCCCGGCGTGCGGGTCGCCGGCAAGACCGGCACCGCCGAGGCGGGCAAGAGCGTGGAGACGCACGCGTGGTTCGTCGCCTTCGCGCCCGCCGAGGAGCCCACCGTGGCGGTGGCGATCGTGCTCGAGAACGCCGGCGTCGGCGGGCGGGTCGCGGCACCGGCGGCGAGGCCCCTGCTGCAGGCGGCGCTGGGGGCGCGGCGATGA
- the pknB gene encoding Stk1 family PASTA domain-containing Ser/Thr kinase, which translates to MEDMVFGRRYRVTERIGSGGMAEVYKAVDEVLGRTVAVKVLHPRYAAEENFVARFRQEAQSAANLSHPNIVNIYDWGREGDTHYIVMEYVRGIDLKSLVVERGAQDPMKVAEWGVQVCSALAVAHGYDIIHRDIKPHNIVLTPDGTIKVMDFGIARAGNTTMTQTGSVLGTAHYVSPEQAQGRPLGPASDLYSLGVVLYELTTGRLPFDADTPVAVALKQVNEEPVPPRAIEPAIPPALEAVILRSMRKDPAERHASAEEMRADLKRVIAGEAVAPVTAVMTDRTSVLPQVGPPAAVVGERVRPVASRRRVWPWVVAALALLALALGGAYGLGLFEGRVPVPRVIGMTEDEAVATLREAGLTTGDVETDFDDEAEPGTVLGQDPGPDELVERGRAVDLVVSRGREQVEVPDLTGAAEADAEAELQRLGFRVRTQREHSSSVDADHVIRTVPEGGVTTNKGDTVTLVVSRGVETKRVPDVTGRSSADARRALEAEGFRVRVQGEYHDTVRQGQVISQTPSANSLVDAGATVTITVSRGKQLVKVPEVRQKTEAKATDELRKAGLSVQVTYVPNDADDVVISQDPLPGREVEPGTTVRITVGRTAPESPDPEGP; encoded by the coding sequence GTGGAAGACATGGTGTTCGGCCGCAGGTACCGGGTGACCGAGAGGATCGGCTCCGGCGGCATGGCCGAGGTCTACAAGGCGGTCGACGAGGTCCTCGGCAGGACCGTGGCGGTCAAGGTGCTCCACCCCCGCTACGCCGCCGAGGAGAACTTCGTCGCGCGGTTCCGGCAGGAGGCGCAGTCCGCCGCCAACCTCTCGCACCCCAACATCGTGAACATCTACGACTGGGGCCGCGAGGGCGACACGCACTACATCGTGATGGAGTACGTCCGCGGCATCGACTTGAAGTCGCTGGTCGTGGAGCGCGGCGCCCAGGACCCGATGAAGGTCGCCGAGTGGGGCGTGCAGGTCTGCTCCGCGCTCGCGGTGGCTCACGGCTACGACATCATCCATCGCGACATCAAGCCGCACAACATCGTGCTCACGCCCGACGGCACGATCAAGGTGATGGACTTCGGCATCGCGCGCGCCGGGAACACCACCATGACGCAGACGGGCTCGGTGCTGGGCACCGCGCACTACGTCTCCCCCGAGCAGGCCCAGGGCCGCCCGCTCGGACCGGCGTCGGACCTGTACTCGCTCGGCGTCGTGCTGTACGAGCTCACGACAGGACGGCTGCCCTTCGACGCGGACACGCCGGTGGCCGTCGCCCTGAAGCAGGTCAACGAGGAGCCTGTACCGCCGCGCGCCATCGAGCCCGCGATCCCGCCGGCGCTGGAGGCGGTCATCCTGCGCTCGATGCGCAAGGACCCCGCGGAGCGTCACGCCTCCGCCGAGGAGATGCGCGCCGACCTCAAGCGCGTGATCGCCGGCGAGGCCGTGGCTCCCGTCACCGCCGTGATGACCGACCGGACCTCGGTGCTCCCGCAGGTCGGTCCGCCGGCTGCCGTGGTTGGCGAGCGCGTCCGGCCCGTGGCGTCCCGGCGCCGCGTCTGGCCCTGGGTCGTCGCAGCGCTCGCGCTCCTCGCGCTCGCGCTCGGCGGCGCATACGGGCTCGGGCTGTTCGAGGGCCGCGTGCCCGTGCCGCGCGTCATCGGCATGACCGAGGACGAGGCCGTGGCCACGCTGCGCGAGGCCGGGCTGACGACCGGCGACGTCGAGACGGACTTCGACGACGAGGCCGAGCCGGGGACCGTGCTCGGTCAGGACCCCGGGCCGGACGAGCTCGTGGAGCGCGGACGGGCGGTGGACCTCGTGGTCAGCAGGGGCCGCGAACAGGTCGAGGTCCCGGACCTGACCGGAGCGGCCGAGGCCGACGCCGAGGCCGAGCTCCAGCGGCTGGGCTTCCGCGTCCGCACGCAACGCGAGCACAGCAGCAGCGTGGACGCCGACCACGTGATACGGACCGTCCCGGAGGGCGGCGTGACCACGAACAAGGGCGACACGGTCACGCTCGTCGTATCCCGCGGCGTCGAGACCAAGCGCGTCCCGGACGTCACGGGCCGCTCCTCGGCGGACGCGCGCCGGGCTCTGGAGGCCGAAGGTTTCCGGGTGAGGGTCCAGGGGGAGTACCACGACACGGTCCGCCAGGGCCAGGTCATCTCGCAGACGCCCTCGGCCAACTCGCTCGTGGACGCGGGCGCCACGGTGACCATCACGGTCTCCAGGGGCAAGCAGCTCGTGAAGGTGCCCGAGGTGCGGCAGAAGACGGAGGCCAAGGCCACAGACGAACTGCGCAAGGCGGGGTTGTCGGTCCAGGTGACCTACGTGCCCAACGACGCCGACGACGTCGTCATCTCGCAGGACCCCCTGCCGGGCAGGGAGGTCGAGCCCGGCACGACCGTGAGGATCACGGTCGGCCGGACGGCGCCGGAGTCGCCGGACCCCGAAGGCCCCTAG
- a CDS encoding DUF3662 domain-containing protein has protein sequence MSILSEFEDRVAHAVEGFFSGAFRSPVQPAEIAKALARAMDDGRAVGVGKVYAPTCFTVALSPEDDRKLSAFESTLGGELATYLVAHADERDYELAGRPEVGFVVHDDLKMGRFRVAAEMAPPAEAAGSGLRPTASAQGSRPSLSRMSTVTIGGVDHDVVLRSERVVVGRLGECGICLADANASRKHAAFVRDGEGWAIEDLGSTNGTFVNGVRSPRSRLRDGDVIQIGVTKLVYHEPTV, from the coding sequence ATGAGCATCCTCTCGGAGTTCGAGGACCGTGTCGCCCACGCCGTCGAGGGCTTCTTCTCCGGCGCCTTCCGCTCTCCGGTCCAGCCCGCCGAGATCGCCAAGGCTCTGGCGCGCGCGATGGACGACGGCCGGGCGGTCGGCGTCGGTAAGGTCTACGCTCCGACCTGCTTCACCGTGGCGCTCTCTCCCGAGGATGACAGGAAGCTGTCGGCCTTCGAGTCCACGCTCGGCGGCGAGCTCGCCACCTACCTCGTGGCCCACGCCGACGAGCGCGACTACGAGCTCGCCGGCCGGCCCGAGGTCGGGTTCGTGGTCCACGACGACCTCAAGATGGGGCGTTTCCGAGTGGCGGCCGAGATGGCGCCGCCGGCCGAGGCGGCGGGCTCGGGCCTACGCCCCACGGCCTCCGCGCAGGGATCGCGTCCCTCCTTGAGCAGGATGTCGACCGTGACGATCGGCGGTGTCGACCACGACGTGGTGCTCCGCAGCGAGCGCGTCGTCGTCGGCAGGCTCGGGGAGTGCGGCATCTGCCTCGCCGACGCGAACGCGTCGCGGAAGCACGCGGCGTTCGTGCGGGACGGCGAGGGATGGGCGATCGAGGACCTCGGCTCCACCAACGGCACCTTCGTCAACGGCGTGCGCTCCCCGCGGAGCCGCCTGCGCGACGGGGACGTCATCCAGATCGGCGTGACCAAGCTCGTCTACCACGAGCCGACGGTCTAG